One region of Desulfovibrio desulfuricans genomic DNA includes:
- the cls gene encoding cardiolipin synthase has protein sequence MSDPNGLTWAATLVSLAVAIPIAGHAVIYKRDPRSATLWVLLIALLPLGGSLLYGLFGINRYQRRARRLFPGADPAVRQDLSPTMPEPVSPPLAGLAYLVGRATGQSLTSGNRIEPLIDGEQAYPAMLAAIESARHSVALASYIFDGQGIGAQFVDALRRAHERGVQVRVLIDDVYARWRPRSAYRALQRAGVPAATFNPTLIPARLHGAHLRNHRKLLVIDGETGFTGGMNIFSPYWRPDAPEQACHDLHFRLRGPVVAHLIRCFTDDWCDTTGERLNEGFWGEPPATADEQGTSWARGIEAGPDEALDRMRWTFMGALSAAKHSVRIWTPYFVPDQPMIAALSTAALRGVRVEVLTPANGDHPTVQWAARAHYWQVLEHGVRIFERPGPFDHSKLMLIDGQWCCLGSANWDARSLRLNFEFNVEVYDTALSTRLSSLFDAARDAADEISAMALRARPLAIRLRDGVARLFTPIL, from the coding sequence GTGTCCGACCCCAACGGGCTGACATGGGCAGCCACCCTCGTGTCGCTGGCGGTCGCTATCCCCATAGCGGGGCACGCGGTCATCTACAAGCGTGACCCTCGATCGGCCACGCTGTGGGTACTGCTGATCGCCTTGTTGCCGCTGGGCGGTTCGCTGCTGTATGGGCTGTTCGGCATCAACCGTTACCAGCGGCGGGCGCGGCGGCTCTTCCCGGGGGCAGATCCTGCTGTTCGGCAGGACCTCTCGCCCACGATGCCCGAGCCCGTATCGCCGCCGCTTGCCGGCCTGGCGTACCTGGTGGGACGCGCCACCGGCCAGTCGCTGACCAGCGGCAACCGCATCGAGCCGCTCATCGATGGCGAGCAGGCCTACCCGGCCATGCTCGCCGCCATCGAATCGGCGCGGCACAGCGTCGCGCTGGCTTCGTACATCTTCGACGGCCAAGGCATCGGGGCGCAGTTCGTCGATGCGCTGCGCCGGGCTCATGAGCGCGGCGTGCAAGTGCGGGTGCTGATCGACGACGTCTATGCCCGCTGGAGGCCCCGCAGCGCCTACCGCGCCTTGCAACGCGCCGGCGTTCCGGCGGCGACGTTCAACCCGACGTTGATTCCCGCGCGCCTGCATGGCGCGCATCTGCGCAATCACCGCAAGCTGCTGGTGATCGATGGCGAGACGGGTTTCACCGGCGGCATGAACATCTTCAGCCCGTATTGGCGGCCCGATGCGCCGGAGCAGGCCTGTCACGATTTGCACTTTCGTCTGCGCGGGCCGGTGGTTGCGCATCTGATTCGGTGCTTCACCGACGATTGGTGCGATACCACGGGCGAGCGGCTCAACGAGGGTTTCTGGGGCGAACCGCCCGCAACGGCTGATGAGCAAGGAACCTCTTGGGCGCGCGGCATCGAGGCCGGTCCCGATGAGGCCCTGGACAGGATGCGCTGGACCTTCATGGGCGCTTTGAGCGCGGCGAAGCATTCGGTGCGCATCTGGACACCTTACTTCGTGCCCGATCAGCCGATGATCGCGGCGCTGAGCACGGCCGCGTTGCGCGGCGTGCGCGTCGAGGTGCTGACGCCTGCGAACGGAGACCATCCCACGGTGCAATGGGCGGCGCGCGCCCACTACTGGCAGGTGCTTGAGCACGGTGTGCGCATCTTCGAACGGCCGGGCCCGTTCGACCACAGCAAGCTGATGCTGATAGACGGCCAGTGGTGCTGCCTGGGTTCGGCCAATTGGGATGCACGCAGCCTGCGCCTGAACTTCGAGTTCAATGTGGAGGTGTACGACACCGCGTTGTCTACGCGGCTGTCATCCCTTTTTGATGCCGCCCGTGATGCGGCGGACGAGATATCGGCGATGGCGTTGCGCGCCCGCCCGCTGGCCATCCGCTTGCGCGACGGGGTGGCCCGTCTGTTCACTCCCATTCTCTAG
- a CDS encoding DUF2188 domain-containing protein: MPKKPGSHHVVPNADGGWDVKKDGATRSSGHFDKKQDAVDAGRKISQNQGTEFYIHGKDGKIQNKDSHGNDPCPPKG, translated from the coding sequence ATGCCAAAGAAACCAGGATCACATCATGTCGTACCCAACGCCGACGGCGGCTGGGACGTCAAGAAAGACGGCGCGACCCGCAGCAGCGGCCACTTCGACAAGAAGCAGGATGCCGTCGATGCCGGGCGTAAGATCAGCCAGAACCAAGGCACCGAGTTCTACATCCACGGCAAGGACGGGAAGATCCAGAACAAGGACAGCCACGGGAACGATCCGTGTCCGCCGAAGGGATGA
- a CDS encoding Hsp20/alpha crystallin family protein produces MDIDFKKLAPWNWFKKEQEEQQSTASLPVQRNDLPVAGGPVSPILQLHREIDRLFDDAFRGFGFPALAMPRWPSDWPGLLKPALDIQETDKLYKISLEVPGVEEKDIQITLDNDVLLVRGEKRQEQETKDGGFHRVERSYGSFQRALNLPADANQDTIKAAFKNGVLTITMEKREASAPKQGRSIPING; encoded by the coding sequence ATGGACATTGATTTCAAGAAATTGGCTCCCTGGAACTGGTTCAAGAAGGAGCAGGAAGAACAACAGAGCACTGCCTCGCTGCCGGTGCAGCGCAATGACCTGCCGGTGGCGGGTGGGCCCGTCAGTCCCATCCTGCAATTGCATCGCGAGATCGACCGCCTCTTTGACGATGCATTTCGAGGCTTCGGCTTTCCGGCGCTGGCCATGCCGCGATGGCCGTCGGACTGGCCGGGCCTGCTGAAGCCGGCACTTGACATCCAGGAAACCGACAAGCTGTATAAGATTTCTTTGGAGGTTCCCGGCGTCGAGGAAAAGGACATCCAGATCACGCTCGACAACGACGTGCTGCTGGTGCGCGGTGAAAAGCGTCAGGAGCAGGAAACGAAAGACGGCGGTTTCCACCGGGTGGAGCGCTCCTACGGCAGCTTTCAGCGCGCTCTGAACCTGCCGGCCGATGCCAACCAGGACACGATCAAGGCCGCTTTCAAGAACGGCGTGCTCACGATCACGATGGAAAAGCGCGAGGCCAGTGCGCCCAAGCAGGGCCGCTCGATCCCGATCAACGGCTGA
- the clpK gene encoding heat shock survival AAA family ATPase ClpK, with protein MARKQCQVCGQPATVRVEANLNGRHSTMLLCDDHYRQLVRQQKRTVSPLEALFGSRSGLFEDFLGSDFFRIGDDAPSMAADTDEVVDASFGEPAPAGTGTARRRGSGLASRISEQSEALLQEAARHAAEFGRAEVDTEHLLLALSDSDVVKTILGQFKIKVDDLKRQIESEAKRGEKPFEGEIGVSPRVKDALSRAFVASNELSHSYVGPEHFLIGLAEEGEGLAANLLRRYGLTPQALRQQVSKVVGKGAEDGRAETPTNTPELDKYSRDLTKMAREGKLDPVIGRAQEIETTIEVLARRKKNNPVLIGEPGVGKTAIVEGLAQRMVAGEVPETLRDKRLVELNINAMVAGAKYRGEFEERVQKVLKEVTEHQGELILFIDEVHAIVGAGQGGGEGGLDVANVFKPMMARGELNLIGATTLNEYQKYIEKDAALERRFQPVMVPEPTVAQTMMILRGLRDTFEAHHKVSITEDAIIAAAELSDRYITARFLPDKAIDLLDQAAARVKLSATARPVAVQELESELHQLRREQDYVASRKQYDKAAELGKRIEAKETELKKLVEEWERERASGSAEVKAEHVAQIVSRLTGIPVNELTVEEREKLLHLEQRLHERLVGQDEAVRAVADAVRLSRAGLREGSKPVATFLFLGPTGVGKTELAKALAESIYGDEGALLRIDMSEYGERHTVARLVGAPPGYVGYDEGGQLTEKVRRKPHSVLLLDEIEKAHPDVYNILLQVFDDGRLTDGKGRVVDFTNTIIIATSNLGSDIIQRRLKARGAAGEEYEKTKSEVMDVLRGHFRPEFLNRIDEIIVFHALGKEEIRHIVGLQLDRVARNAASQGVTLTFDQTLIDHFAEEGYKPEFGARELKRLIRSELETALAREMLGGGIGKGDHANARWDDKAERVVFERQEPPAKPVEPEKPDAANVAEAPPSDESKPARKKKPAGGES; from the coding sequence ATGGCCAGAAAACAATGCCAGGTCTGCGGCCAGCCCGCCACGGTGCGGGTGGAAGCCAATCTCAATGGTCGCCACAGCACCATGCTGTTGTGTGACGATCACTATCGCCAACTGGTGCGCCAGCAAAAGCGCACCGTCTCACCGCTGGAAGCCTTGTTCGGCTCGCGCAGCGGGCTGTTCGAAGACTTCCTTGGCAGCGACTTCTTCCGCATCGGTGACGACGCACCGTCCATGGCGGCCGATACCGACGAGGTCGTCGATGCCTCGTTCGGCGAACCCGCCCCGGCCGGTACGGGCACCGCGCGCCGTCGCGGCAGTGGGCTCGCCAGCCGTATCAGCGAACAGTCCGAGGCCCTGTTGCAGGAAGCCGCCCGACACGCTGCAGAGTTCGGGCGCGCCGAAGTCGATACCGAACACCTGCTGCTGGCGCTATCCGACAGCGACGTGGTCAAGACCATCCTGGGGCAGTTCAAGATCAAGGTCGATGACCTCAAGCGACAGATCGAATCCGAAGCCAAGCGCGGCGAGAAGCCGTTCGAGGGCGAAATCGGCGTGTCGCCCCGGGTCAAGGACGCGCTCAGCCGCGCTTTCGTGGCATCCAACGAACTCAGCCACTCCTATGTCGGCCCGGAGCATTTCCTGATCGGGCTGGCCGAGGAAGGCGAAGGCTTGGCAGCCAACCTGCTGCGCCGTTACGGCCTCACGCCGCAAGCGCTGCGCCAGCAGGTGAGCAAGGTGGTCGGCAAGGGGGCCGAGGATGGCCGCGCCGAGACGCCGACCAACACGCCCGAGCTGGATAAATACTCGCGCGACCTCACCAAGATGGCGCGCGAGGGCAAACTCGATCCGGTCATCGGCCGTGCGCAGGAGATCGAGACCACCATCGAGGTGCTGGCCCGGCGCAAGAAAAACAACCCGGTGTTGATCGGTGAGCCCGGCGTCGGCAAGACCGCCATTGTCGAAGGACTGGCGCAGCGGATGGTCGCCGGCGAAGTGCCCGAGACGCTGCGCGACAAGCGTCTGGTCGAACTCAACATCAACGCCATGGTGGCAGGCGCCAAGTACCGCGGCGAGTTCGAGGAGCGCGTGCAGAAGGTGCTCAAGGAAGTGACCGAGCACCAGGGCGAGCTGATTCTCTTCATCGACGAGGTGCACGCCATCGTCGGTGCAGGCCAGGGTGGCGGCGAAGGCGGGCTGGACGTGGCCAACGTGTTTAAGCCGATGATGGCGCGCGGCGAACTGAACCTGATCGGCGCCACCACGCTCAACGAGTATCAGAAGTACATCGAAAAGGATGCCGCGCTGGAGCGCCGCTTCCAGCCGGTGATGGTGCCCGAGCCGACGGTAGCGCAGACCATGATGATCCTGCGCGGCCTGCGCGACACCTTCGAGGCGCACCACAAGGTCAGCATCACCGAGGATGCGATCATCGCCGCCGCCGAGTTGTCGGACCGCTACATCACCGCGCGCTTTTTGCCTGACAAGGCCATCGACCTGCTCGACCAGGCGGCCGCACGCGTGAAGCTGTCGGCCACGGCCCGCCCGGTGGCGGTGCAAGAGCTGGAGTCCGAACTGCACCAGCTGCGGCGTGAGCAGGACTATGTGGCCTCGCGCAAGCAGTACGACAAGGCCGCCGAGCTGGGCAAGCGCATCGAGGCCAAGGAGACTGAACTCAAGAAGCTCGTCGAGGAATGGGAACGCGAGCGCGCCTCGGGCAGCGCCGAAGTCAAGGCCGAGCATGTCGCGCAGATCGTCTCGCGCCTGACCGGCATTCCGGTCAACGAGCTGACGGTGGAAGAACGCGAGAAGCTGCTGCATCTGGAACAGCGGCTGCATGAGCGCCTGGTAGGACAGGACGAAGCAGTACGTGCCGTGGCCGATGCCGTGCGGTTGTCGCGGGCGGGGCTGCGCGAGGGCAGCAAGCCGGTTGCTACTTTCCTGTTCCTCGGACCGACCGGCGTGGGCAAGACCGAACTCGCCAAGGCGCTGGCCGAGTCGATCTATGGCGATGAAGGTGCGCTGCTGCGCATCGACATGTCCGAGTACGGTGAACGCCATACCGTGGCACGCCTGGTGGGCGCGCCTCCGGGCTATGTGGGCTATGACGAGGGCGGCCAGCTCACCGAGAAAGTGCGGCGCAAACCCCACAGCGTGTTGCTGCTGGACGAGATCGAGAAGGCTCACCCCGACGTCTACAACATCCTGCTGCAGGTGTTCGACGACGGGCGGCTCACCGACGGCAAGGGCCGGGTGGTGGATTTCACCAATACCATCATCATCGCCACCTCGAACTTGGGCTCGGACATCATCCAGCGTCGGCTGAAGGCCCGTGGCGCCGCCGGCGAGGAATACGAGAAGACCAAGTCCGAGGTGATGGACGTGCTGCGCGGACACTTCCGCCCCGAGTTCCTCAACCGCATCGACGAGATCATCGTCTTCCATGCGCTGGGCAAGGAGGAGATCCGCCATATCGTCGGCCTGCAGCTCGATCGTGTGGCCCGCAACGCCGCCAGCCAGGGCGTGACGCTGACCTTCGATCAGACCTTGATCGATCACTTCGCGGAGGAAGGCTACAAGCCCGAGTTCGGCGCGCGTGAGCTCAAGCGGCTGATCCGCAGCGAGCTGGAGACGGCACTGGCGCGCGAGATGCTCGGTGGTGGCATCGGCAAGGGCGATCACGCCAACGCCCGCTGGGATGACAAGGCCGAACGGGTGGTCTTCGAGCGCCAGGAGCCGCCCGCGAAGCCGGTCGAGCCTGAAAAGCCCGATGCCGCGAACGTGGCCGAGGCACCGCCTAGCGACGAGAGCAAGCCTGCGCGCAAGAAGAAGCCGGCGGGCGGCGAATCTTGA
- a CDS encoding helix-turn-helix domain-containing protein: MTARQQAIFTLDELAAYLKVGKRTLYRLASHGEIPAFKVGGTWRFRQSEIDRWINDQIQAGRKKEVIRTDEQPKSVEHSVSSGRAVRRRRQTE; the protein is encoded by the coding sequence ATGACAGCGCGCCAGCAGGCGATCTTCACACTCGACGAGTTGGCTGCCTACTTGAAAGTCGGCAAGCGGACGCTTTACCGGCTCGCCTCGCACGGGGAGATTCCGGCCTTCAAGGTCGGCGGGACGTGGCGGTTTCGTCAAAGTGAAATCGATCGATGGATCAATGATCAGATCCAAGCAGGCAGAAAGAAGGAGGTGATACGCACAGATGAGCAGCCAAAGTCAGTGGAACACTCCGTGTCGTCTGGGCGCGCTGTCCGTCGCCGCAGGCAAACGGAGTGA